One region of Gossypium raimondii isolate GPD5lz chromosome 6, ASM2569854v1, whole genome shotgun sequence genomic DNA includes:
- the LOC105774011 gene encoding uncharacterized protein LOC105774011, with protein sequence MQLVSNDSRKEDISEREPILCQPDISQTSEECEIAAVGGDCIVVSEDLEEINVDETSHLVNADHPQCRICLDNEGDDLIAPCHCRGTQKYVHRSCLDNWRSTKEGFAFAHCTECRALFILRANVPPDRWWLRLKFQFLVARDHAFIFVIVQLIVAFLGVLVYKFYGEELREMFGYDEHPYGFYTMAVLAIVLVGLLYGFFIAIICGQRINERHYHVLAKQELTKEYVVEDREDNKNTPELDPSHVTELRILGLY encoded by the exons ATGCAATTAGTATCAAATGATAGTCGAAAAGAAGATATTTCAGAAAGAGAGCCCATCTTATGCCAGCCCGATATTTCACAAACATCTGAAGAATGTGAAATTGCAGCTGTTGGAGGGGATTGTATTGTTGTTAGTGAAGATTTGGAAGAAATTAATGTTGATGAAACCAGCCATCTGGTGAATGCCGACCACCCACAATGCCGTATATGCCTTGATAATGAAG GGGATGACTTAATTGCACCTTGCCACTGCAGGGGCACTCAGAAGTATGTCCATAGATCCTGTCTTGATAACTGGAGGTCAACTAAG GAGGGCTTTGCATTTGCTCACTGTACAGAGTGCAGGGCATTGTTCATCTTACGTGCAAATGTCCCACCTGACCGGTGGTGGTTGAGATTAAAATTCCAGTTCCTTGTTGCTAGGGACCACGCATTCATCTTTGTAATTGTTCAGCTG ATTGTGGCATTTTTAGGGGTGCTGGTCTACAAGTTTTATGGAGAGGAACTAAGAGAAATGTTTGGTTATGATGAACATCCTTATGGGTTCTATACTATGGCAG TTTTAGCAATTGTTTTGGTGGGTTTACTCTATGGTTTCTTCATTGCTATTATATGTGGCCAGAGGATCAACGAGCGGCATTATCATGTTCTTGCAAAACAGGAATTAACAAAG GAATATGTCGTTGAAGACCGAGAAGATAATAAGAACACCCCAGAACTAGATCCCAGCCATGTGACAGAGCTAAGAATATTGGGTCTCTATTAA